In one Sporomusa sphaeroides DSM 2875 genomic region, the following are encoded:
- a CDS encoding lytic transglycosylase domain-containing protein, translating into MNYTWMKVLVVGVFLVVGASCIYTSDWFQKKYAYPFLYNELVCQYAAKHELDPWLVTGVIKAESKFVLEAKSPVGAVGLMQLMPETAQWIAVQSEDPGFQLQDLASPEVNIRFGTWYLASLKYEFNGNEVLILAAYNAGRGNVKEWMEQYGWNMEFRDIEQIPFPETREFIREVLWNKKRYQELYNR; encoded by the coding sequence GTGAATTATACCTGGATGAAAGTCCTGGTAGTCGGGGTGTTTCTTGTAGTCGGGGCAAGTTGTATATATACTAGCGATTGGTTTCAAAAAAAATATGCCTATCCTTTTCTCTATAATGAACTCGTATGTCAATATGCCGCAAAACATGAGCTGGACCCGTGGCTGGTAACCGGAGTCATCAAGGCAGAAAGTAAGTTTGTGTTAGAAGCCAAGTCGCCTGTAGGGGCAGTAGGCTTAATGCAGTTAATGCCTGAAACCGCACAGTGGATTGCCGTGCAGAGCGAAGATCCTGGTTTTCAGCTGCAGGATTTAGCATCGCCGGAAGTTAATATTCGGTTCGGTACGTGGTATCTGGCATCACTAAAGTATGAATTTAATGGGAATGAAGTGCTGATATTGGCTGCTTATAATGCTGGTAGAGGTAACGTAAAAGAATGGATGGAACAATATGGGTGGAATATGGAATTTCGTGATATAGAGCAAATTCCGTTTCCGGAAACCAGAGAGTTTATCCGTGAAGTGCTTTGGAATAAGAAGAGATATCAGGAATTATACAATCGATAA
- the ltrA gene encoding group II intron reverse transcriptase/maturase → METKLTRIAELAKQRPRVKLQTLIHAIDEESLNAAHSILSADKAVGVDGVTKEEYGEKLQENIKNLLERMKRQAYKPQPVKRVYIPKTDKKKRPLGIPAYEDKLVQKVLNEVLTAIYEPEFLDCSYGFRPERNCHEALKEITKILESKKVSYVVDADIKGFFDNVEHGWMVKFLQERIQDPNLLRLIVRFLKAGVMEQGKLEEADTGTPQGGIISPTLANIYLHYVLDLWFMVKIKRECRGEAYLIRYCDDFVCFFQYQEDAEDFYGKLIERLRKFNLEIAEEKTKTIEFGRFAEERRNNQGASKPETFDFLGFTHYCSKSKKGKFRVKRKTSRKKLRAKLKHFAGWLYQNMHTEIGKLIKQINIKLVGHFRYYGVTDNSSAINTFGYYIRRKLFEVLNRRSQKKSLTWEGFAKLKDRFPLAKARIYVNIYG, encoded by the coding sequence TTGGAAACAAAGCTGACAAGGATAGCTGAATTAGCCAAACAAAGACCGAGAGTCAAGTTGCAAACCCTTATCCATGCTATTGACGAGGAAAGCCTGAACGCGGCCCATAGTATTCTGTCAGCAGACAAGGCAGTAGGCGTTGATGGTGTAACCAAAGAAGAATACGGTGAAAAGCTACAGGAAAACATCAAGAATCTCCTGGAAAGAATGAAGCGGCAAGCGTACAAGCCGCAGCCAGTAAAGAGAGTCTACATCCCCAAAACGGATAAGAAGAAACGCCCACTAGGGATACCTGCCTATGAGGACAAACTGGTGCAGAAAGTACTTAATGAAGTCCTGACAGCCATCTACGAACCGGAATTTCTGGACTGCTCCTACGGTTTCAGACCAGAGAGAAATTGCCATGAAGCGCTGAAGGAAATCACCAAGATTCTCGAAAGCAAGAAGGTCAGCTATGTAGTGGATGCGGACATTAAAGGATTCTTTGACAACGTAGAACACGGGTGGATGGTGAAGTTTCTACAAGAACGAATCCAAGACCCGAATCTATTGAGACTGATAGTACGATTTCTTAAAGCAGGTGTCATGGAACAGGGGAAACTAGAAGAGGCGGACACCGGAACGCCGCAAGGGGGAATCATATCCCCAACCCTGGCGAACATATACCTGCACTATGTGCTCGACCTGTGGTTTATGGTAAAGATAAAGCGGGAATGCAGAGGCGAGGCCTATTTAATTCGGTACTGTGACGACTTTGTATGCTTCTTTCAATACCAAGAAGATGCCGAAGATTTCTACGGTAAGTTGATAGAACGATTGAGGAAATTCAACCTAGAAATAGCAGAGGAGAAAACAAAGACTATCGAATTCGGGCGCTTTGCTGAGGAAAGACGGAATAACCAAGGGGCCAGCAAACCGGAGACATTCGACTTTCTTGGGTTCACGCACTACTGTAGCAAGAGCAAGAAGGGAAAATTCCGCGTCAAAAGGAAAACCAGCCGGAAGAAATTGAGAGCAAAGCTAAAACATTTCGCTGGATGGCTCTATCAAAATATGCATACAGAGATAGGAAAATTGATTAAGCAGATAAACATCAAGCTGGTTGGTCACTTCCGCTACTATGGAGTAACCGACAACAGCAGCGCTATCAATACATTTGGATACTATATACGGCGTAAATTGTTTGAAGTACTTAATCGAAGAAGCCAAAAGAAGAGCTTGACCTGGGAAGGATTTGCAAAACTCAAAGATAGATTCCCGCTAGCTAAAGCGAGGATCTATGTAAATATCTATGGCTAA
- a CDS encoding ABC transporter ATP-binding protein: MAKIEINNIYKSFPGVKGKQLDVLVDINLQIESGEFLCLLGPSGCGKTTLMNLMAGFEQPTGGTLTIDGLPVTRPNPKHITIFQDYGLFPWRNVLGNVIFGLEAKGIKGAAARERAEAYLELVGLTEFAGSFPRQLSGGMKQRVAIARALAVEPDILFMDEPFAALDAFTRYRLQDEVLRIWQEKQPTIIFVTHDIDEAVYLAQRVAIMSPNPGRIKQMIDIQLPRPCDRGDAGLITYRQKVFQEFELVQDINQDYII, translated from the coding sequence TTGGCAAAAATAGAGATAAACAATATATACAAAAGTTTTCCGGGAGTTAAGGGCAAACAGCTTGATGTTCTTGTGGATATCAATCTACAGATTGAGTCTGGCGAGTTTCTGTGCCTGCTCGGCCCAAGCGGCTGCGGCAAGACAACACTGATGAATTTGATGGCCGGATTTGAACAGCCGACAGGCGGAACACTAACCATTGACGGATTGCCTGTCACCCGCCCAAATCCCAAACATATCACCATATTTCAGGACTATGGCCTGTTTCCCTGGCGGAATGTATTGGGTAATGTTATCTTTGGTCTTGAGGCCAAGGGGATAAAGGGCGCAGCCGCCCGGGAAAGGGCGGAAGCGTACTTGGAACTGGTGGGCTTGACCGAATTTGCCGGAAGTTTTCCCAGACAGCTTTCGGGCGGGATGAAGCAGCGCGTAGCTATTGCCAGAGCGTTGGCAGTCGAACCTGACATTCTGTTTATGGATGAGCCTTTTGCTGCCTTAGATGCGTTTACCCGCTACCGGCTGCAGGATGAAGTACTAAGAATTTGGCAGGAAAAGCAGCCGACGATTATATTTGTTACCCATGATATTGACGAGGCGGTGTATTTGGCGCAGCGGGTTGCTATTATGTCACCTAACCCCGGACGGATCAAACAGATGATTGATATACAGTTGCCAAGACCCTGTGATCGGGGGGATGCCGGTCTGATCACTTACCGGCAGAAAGTTTTTCAGGAATTCGAACTGGTCCAGGACATCAATCAGGATTATATTATTTAA
- the larE gene encoding ATP-dependent sacrificial sulfur transferase LarE produces the protein MQITEKLEKLTQLLREMGAVAVAFSGGVDSSFLAAAAQRALGDQAVAVTAYSETLPESERQEAIAIAQKIGIRHVLLHISELASEEFVANTPDRCYFCKKERFDALRQWADAEQIAWVLEGSNADDKSDYRPGMRAIDELTGVRSPLLEAGLTKAEIRTLSKEWGVPTWNKPSAACLSSRVAYGLPVTAGRLKQIELAEGFIKQFCQGQIRVRHHDNLARIEVAQADIPVLAQADTADLITKELRKLGFTYVTLDLAGYRTGSMNAVLDINGNL, from the coding sequence ATGCAAATCACTGAGAAATTAGAAAAGCTGACACAATTACTGAGGGAAATGGGAGCAGTAGCAGTGGCTTTCTCCGGAGGGGTTGACAGCAGTTTTTTGGCGGCAGCGGCCCAGCGGGCGTTGGGTGATCAGGCTGTCGCTGTCACTGCCTATTCAGAAACGCTGCCTGAGTCGGAACGGCAGGAGGCTATTGCCATTGCGCAAAAAATTGGTATCAGGCATGTCCTTTTACACATCAGCGAACTTGCCAGCGAAGAGTTTGTCGCCAATACGCCGGATCGCTGCTACTTCTGCAAAAAAGAACGTTTTGACGCGCTAAGACAATGGGCAGATGCTGAGCAGATAGCTTGGGTACTGGAAGGCTCGAATGCGGATGATAAGTCGGATTACCGTCCGGGTATGAGGGCTATTGACGAGTTGACAGGAGTTCGCAGCCCCTTGCTGGAAGCCGGACTGACTAAGGCGGAAATACGCACTCTATCTAAGGAGTGGGGTGTGCCTACCTGGAACAAGCCCAGTGCAGCCTGTCTGTCTTCGCGGGTAGCTTACGGCTTGCCGGTTACAGCCGGGAGGCTGAAGCAAATTGAGCTTGCCGAGGGGTTTATTAAGCAATTTTGCCAGGGTCAGATCAGGGTTAGACACCATGATAATCTGGCCCGTATTGAGGTAGCTCAGGCAGATATCCCGGTATTGGCTCAAGCAGATACAGCAGATCTGATTACTAAAGAGCTCCGGAAATTAGGGTTTACTTATGTTACACTGGATTTGGCCGGATATCGTACCGGTAGTATGAATGCTGTTTTAGATATTAATGGCAACCTGTAA